A part of Miscanthus floridulus cultivar M001 chromosome 6, ASM1932011v1, whole genome shotgun sequence genomic DNA contains:
- the LOC136459048 gene encoding uncharacterized protein — translation MRADRAMGDGGGSNHNQRIDLGAPLRSARLADAPPPQYKAELNSGPLRHPSAVPFAWEQRPGQPKSVRTRRAAPPTPPRETSSWTRPGEEIGGSSPYHDALGELDLQALRGVADRGSRTVAASRKVVVVEDEAAVAAESTEVVKKHEALPVAAVLRKQHGDGGVEVEDEEEEERFSDALDTLSRTESFAMNCSVSGLSGAPDPGQGAEPGSRGFMMDRFLPAAQAVAVGSPQYTFRKAGAAAVGTGNSGREHARAAAVKAGAGNGEDRMRRAPVQLPYQHLPPNYLSCAYPRHEEHGEEDEEDDDGYDVHSTRGFSAKGCGLLPSLCVKTSLLLLNPMPAMKRGKKVRGWQLPCKGRGQMAQSPLSRSSQNKHLGCDSNGQSWEDVYKHKLEQKYLGQGEDGRSKLTSESNQLTFWSDSPTGDGSSPYYHSIAGGMSPYRSYPVMSPSSNPNGSSGTGDKASRSNGSGSFGKDHDRTSLVGSDHSSLKGSSSMSSGQDGAVHEDSMDHHGDTDSDTCHLGVLVDTKAALNANIYDSQPGRQKIVGRNSIVKDQVNDPLTGKISEHREPTFPLDDRKDLRHDASHELPQHLEDNNVAKKETIPLQSLLPLPVPKSPSESWLSRTLPSVTNKPPLPSFLGIQVHSKKQTPWATMQPKANDHKPSRPRQIRFADVVEKPTSLDSEI, via the exons ATGCGGGCGGATCGCGCGATGGGTGACGGGGGCGGCAGCAACCACAACCAGCGGATCGACCTGGGCGCGCCGCTCCGTTCGGCGCGCCTGGccgacgcgccgccgccgcagtaCAAGGCCGAGCTCAACTCTGGGCCCCTGCGGCACCCGAGCGCCGTGCCCTTCGCCTGGGAGCAGCgcccgggccagcccaagagcgTCCGCACCCGCCGCGCGGCGCCGCCGACGCCCCCGCGGGAGACTTCCTCCTGGACGCGCCCGGGCGAGGAGATAGGCGGCAGCAGCCCCTACCACGACGCCCTCGGGGAGCTCGATCTCCAGGCGCTTCGTGGCGTCGCCGACCGAGGTTCCCGGACTGTCGCCGCGTCGCgcaaggtggtggtggtggaggacgaggctgcggtggcggcggaatcgaccgagGTAGTGAAGAAGCACGAGGCGCTCCCGGTGGCTGCGGTGCTACGGAAGCagcacggcgacggcggcgtagaagtggaagatgaagaggaagaggagaggtTCTCCGACGCGCTCGACACGCTCTCCCGCACCGAGTCCTTTGCCATGAACTGCAGCGTCAGCGGCCTCAGCGGCGCCCCGGACCCCGGACAGGGCGCAGAGCCAGGCTCGCGGGGCTTCATGATGGACCGTTTCCTGCCGGCCGCGCAGGCGGTCGCCGTGGGCTCCCCGCAGTACACCTTTCGGAAGGCCGGCGCCGCCGCTGTTGGCACCGGCAACTCTGGCCGCGAGCACGCGCGCGCGGCTGCGGTGAAGGCAGGCGCGGGCAATGGCGAGGATCGAATGAGGAGAGCACCTGTCCAGCTCCCTTACCAGCACCTGCCGCCCAATTACTTGTCCTGCGCCTATCCAAGACACGAAGAGCATGGAGAGGAGGATGAAGAGGATGACGATGGCTATGACGTGCATAGTACCCGGGGGTTTTCAGCCAAGGGGTGTGGTTTGCTCCCTAGCCTATGTGTGAAAACTTCCTTGTTGCTCTTGAATCCAATGCCTGCAATGAAGCGCGGCAAGAAAGTTAGAGGCTGGCAGTTACCATGCAAAGGCAGGGGCCAAATGGCGCAGAGTCCGCTTTCCCGGAGCTCGCAGAACAAGCACCTGGGATGTGATTCCAACGGG CAATCCTGGGAGGACGTGTATAAGCATAAGTTGGAGCAGAAGTATCTTGGCCAAGGAGAGGATGGTAGGAGCAAGCTGACAAGTGAGTCGAATCAGCTTACTTTCTGGAGTGATTCACCGACTGGGGATGGGTCTTCACCATATTATCATTCCATAGCTGGTGGCATGTCTCCTTATCGCAGCTATCCTGTGATGTCACCATCAAGTAATCCAAATGGGTCGTCTGGAACAGGAGATAAGGCAAGTAGGAGCAATGGTTCTGGTTCGTTTGGGAAAGACCATGATCGAACCTCGTTGGTTGGATCAGATCATAGTAGCTTAAAGGGATCAAGTTCCATGAGCTCAGGACAAGATGGAGCAGTACATGAAGATTCAATGGATCACCATGGAGATACTGATTCTGACACATGCCACTTAGGTGTGCTTGTGGATACAAAAGCAGCTTTGAATGCAAATATATATGACTCTCAGCCTGGAAGGCAAAAGATAGTTGGAAGGAACTCGATTGTGAAAGATCAAGTCAATGATCCATTGACCGGAAAGATCTCTGAACATAGAGAACCCACATTTCCGTTGGATGATAGAAAAGATTTGCGGCATGATGCTAGTCATGAGTTACCACAACATTTGGAAGACAATAATGTTGCCAAAAAGGAAACCATACCATTGCAATCTCTGCTCCCTTTACCTGTCCCAAAATCACCTTCAGAGTCATGGCTTTCTCGCACTTTGCCATCCGTGACGAATAAGCCACCTCTACCATCTTTTCTTGGAATTCAAGTACACTCAAAGAAACAAACTCCCTGGGCCACAATGCAACCAAAGGCGAATGATCATAAACCTTCCAGGCCACGGCAAATAAGATTTGCAGAT GTGGTAGAAAAACCAACTTCACTGGATTCGGAGATATGA